The following nucleotide sequence is from Malania oleifera isolate guangnan ecotype guangnan chromosome 4, ASM2987363v1, whole genome shotgun sequence.
ataaaagtACCACAGTAATATGTTAGTACAAAATGATAATTAAAAACTTAGAAAATAAacacaaataaattttttgaaatcttagtATTAGAGTATAAGTGTATTTCTTTTACGATATTCTTTGGTTTgacaaaaaatatgaataattgtaaggatataattaaaaatataaattttctaaTTTGAATTTGCATTGTGTGAAATTAAATACCGTAGATTTGTTTTGTATTTGATCAAATTCAACTTAATAGAAATCTAACTTTTAATTTTGAACTCCTAATTGCGAAATAAAAGtatcttaaaatttttttaaaatgagaaaaataattGTTCATCACTGAATTatgaaataaaaaagaatatttttttaaacaactCACTGGTCAGTCAGACATTCAGATTTTAGAGAGGAAGAAACTACTACTCATGTGAATTTTTCCACCATAAAAGATAGAACGGATTTACTAATTTTGTTGACTATATCAAACATCATTAATACGCATCTACTAAATCAAAAAATTTTCATCGGGAGATTTTGTCCTCCCTCTCTGCTGCCACACTGATCTGCATCTGCACTTCACTATGGAGTCAAAATCCTCAAAACGCGTCGAGAGGAAGACGATGGATCCAAAATAAATTGGCCTATCAAAAGCCACTCTCGAATCCAAATCCCCACAAAGCTTTCTCACGATTCATAAACAGCTCCATTTTGGGATGGCATGGccttcttctctttctccttctcctCCCTCCGGACCCCTGCAATCTTACTGACCCTCTTCGCTACTCTGGTCTTCTTCTTCATTTCACCTCATCAATCCCCCAAATACTCATCTCTTTCTTCTGTGAATCCCCACAGGTTCCTTCTGAACTCCGCCGCCAGCAACAATTCTGATCAGTCTTGCTCTTATATTCTCCAAATCCCACCTCAAGATCGCTGCTGTTTCGCCCTCCAGCACTGTAATGGCGACTCCAATGGCCTTCTCAACTACTTTTCCCTCCATTTCTGTGCGTTCGGAGAAAACCCATTTGCCTCCATACCCTGTCTCTCCCTTCTCATACTCCTGCAGTTCTATATACTCGTCAAGACCGCCCAAGATCGGTTCTCGGTGGTGGTCACCAAGCTCTCTGTTCATCTCAATCTTTCGCCGAGTATGGGTGCCGTAACGCTTCTCGCTCTCGGCAATGGCGCTCCCGATGTGTTCGCATCGGTTGCCGCGGTCCGCGGCGGCCACCCGCGGACTGGGTTTGGAGCAATTCTCTCCGCGGGTACGTTTGTATCGGCGTTCGTTGTGGGGTTCGTCGCGATTTACGCCGCACCCTTCTCGGTAGATCCGGCGCCGTTTGTGAGGGACGTGTTCTTCTACTTGATTGCAGCATCGTCTTTGTTCTACGTTTATCTTAGCGCAGAGATTTTCCTTTGGCAGGCAATGGGGTTTGTTGGATTTTATCTGTTCTTTGTTGCGTTTGTGTTCTGGATGGATTTGGGGATGGATAGGGGCAAGGAGAAATATGAGGATGGGTTGGTTTTGATCGGAGATGGTGAGATTCAGAAGGGTTTGATGGCACCTGATTGCGAAGTTGGAGAAATGGGGAGAAATGTGGAGGAAGCAAAtctgggttttggattttgtCGAGCTCTTGGGATGGTACGATTCAGTTTTTCTGGCAAAGTTTTAGTCCATTAAATTATTTTGTTTCATGGAGACCTGTGTTTGGTAATTTCACCTGAAAGTTGATAACTTTTGTATAGCAATaataatttacattttttttattaataatttacaTTAGTTGCTCATAATAATTGATATTTAATTGGTTGAAGCATGTTATGTGTAGCTACTGAAAATGTTTAATGAATTATTGTCTGCTGTAAATATCGCATATTGTTTTATGTGGTGCATTTTATGGTTGTTGCTGGCTCTACAGTTTACTATACGTTGAATGTAATGATGCAAGGAAGTGCTTTATGGTGAGATATCTGGTGCTTTTAATGGTACAATGAATGAGGAAACAAACAAACCTTCAATTTTAAAGTCGGCAAGTTGTTAAAATCTTATAAATTTGTCTTTGTTTAACCATTTGTGACGATTAATAATAAGTTTCTTATTTTAGTTTTCTTTTGAATGTAACAGAAGCAGTTACAAGTATAACAGTAATAAACTAATGAGTTGTGTCTTAGGACAAAAATACTATGGTGATGGCTGATGGGTTTACAACAAAAAACGACAAAAGCTTGACACAATCACGGTAGATGATTGTGGGTGTGGGTGTTTAACCCTAGCGATGCAAGGTTTAGCAATTTTttctaatataaaaataaataagtgaaTTGTGTGTCtattgagaaaatgaggaaaattaTAGAtgtggttttaaaaaaaaaaataaaaaaaatacaaatttgatATGAGAGCTACTTATTGGTCtcaattcatataaatttaaattcattcAAGTCGAGCATGCTAAGCGATAATCAGTCGTGGAGAGCAAAATTCCATCTAAGTTCAGGTTTTTTGTGGATGACCATCCTTGGTGAAGTTAATATTGACTGGAAGATTGTATCAGGCTCCATTTCTTCATTGCACAGCATCTAGATTTTATGGAATAGGCCTTTTGGTTTACTTGGAGAATGTTGGGTGTTCTCCAGTTCTTAGGAAGatttttgttgattgatttttagAGATTTGAGGAGGTGTGAGGATGCAGAAAAATTATAGTCATGTGCAGTTTTTGCTGTTTTTTTGAGTGCTTTGGCAAGAGATAAATGCTCCTACTTTTGTGATCGCGCTTCATCTTATGATTTGATTTGGGACAAGATTATCTTTTTTCCCTTGCTGTTggattttttgtttgtttgttttggaTGTGTTGGTTCTTTGATCTTTAGTATGATTGGAAGGCCTTTTAGcctgatttttctttcttttcctatatgtacatgttttttttttttaaatgttttatttagGAAAATTTCTCATTCTCCTTGCATATTTTTTCTTCTATTAAAAAAACTTgttctctatttatttttttaaaaaagcgaCAATAGTAATATTGGTATATTACAAGTCCAAATTATGTTCATGGCAGAGGATGCAACTTTTAAATTGCTTTGGAAATGTTttaggttcaagagttttagagatCCCTAGACCCTAGTACAAACCTAAATTGCATAAGCCTCAACAAATCAAAGCACAAAAATACACACTTTTTGCACATAGGGGGATTGGTATTTTAGGCTATGCAATCCCAACCACACCACCACCCCATGCGCGCGCGGCATTTTAGACATGCCCCATTATGGCTTTTAAAAAAGTTACTTATTCACCAAACTATTTAACTTCTCATGAATCACTTTGTTTTTTTTCTCAACCTTTGTTTGGATAAAAAGAGCTCTATTATCAGATTGTTTATATTTGTCTGCCTCTGCCTGCTTCTTATAAAATTGGGGTTGGTTTCTCCATTCTTTTTTGGTTGGTTGGTTGGGTTGGTAATGCTCTTTGTTTCTTTTCTCAGCTTCATGGACCCTCATAACTTCATAGTGCTCCAATTTCTTCATTATTATTTGGATGGGGATTTTTATTTCATTGAATTTTCATTTCTTTAGAAATCTTAAATGACAGGGAAGTGAGTAGTTTGCTCATCTAGAGGAGATTCTTGCTCCCTTTATTCATTTTAGGAGCTTAAATAGAAGTTGTACTAATGCTTTGTTGCTCGTGAGCATTTAATGCAGATATTTTTGACATATTAGTCTCCATAGGATGATAATGCTGATCCTTTTTCTACATTGTTAAGTTGGAAAGCTGTTGTGGGATAATCTCGTTTGTGTTCTTGGTGAGGGTTCAATTGTCTAGCTAATGTGGAAAGTTCTATGATGATAAATTTTTTTGGGTAAGGTACAGATATAAAGAAAAGAAGTAAGACGAAAAGGATTTTGTGAAGGTGTGCTTGGGTTTGACATTCTATTGTCTCGAGGATTGAAAGAAATGAGGAGATTTTCCTGGATAAGTTCACTCTTCCTCTTTTGCATTGGGATAGAGTTGTGCTCTAAGCTCAACTTCAGGCattttcttttggtatttttCCTTGGGTGTCTTGCAACATGATTGTGCAGTTgcatttattttgttttgtttcttaGGGTGTTTGACCTCCCTTTTTTATCTATTTAGGAAGATACCTTGTCCTCTCTTTTAGCTGGTCAACTTATTTGTAGGTACTAGAGACATGATAATCCAATCCTGAAGTTGGGTTTCTTTATATATGGTTATTAGCTGGTTGACTTGCACATGGGAACTTGTTTATGTTGTTTGGTGTTTAactttaaacaaataaaataatatttattttcctCACTGGTGCAATTAGTGCAAACAATTCCAAATTTGATACGTGTTCAAGCATCATGATTGCCGTGGCTAAGATAATTTAATTACCTTAATGAAAATGCAAGAGATTGAGAGCAGTTTCTGTGTCAGTTTCAGTGTTCTCCCTCTCATCTATGTGAGCGTCTATTTTAACTAAACTAGGTGTATCAACTTGACTGATTAAGTTATGTGAGGTAACCATTGTTCTAATTTGAATCCAACACCAATATTAATTTATTGCAGGATGCGTATTGCTTGTGTGTTAACACCATTTTATAGTGTTGATGTCAATAGCCTTGAATGGGCATCTCAATTCTCCAGAGAATTTAGAAAATACTCAGATTTCCAGTGTTGAATTGTATGTAGAATTTACATACTCTGAATGAGCATATCAGGTGTTAATTATGAATATTCTTATTTCAAGTGTTAAATTATTATTTGCCAATTGCCACCGACATCTTGGAGGGCCCAAAATGGTGTGCCTGACATGTGCAGGCCTAAcatatttttttggttttaaattAATCTATCTTCTTTTCTGAAGGAGTTCAACAAAACAAGGTGATGATTctaaaataatagaaaatttgaatAAAGTAAAGAAACAGAAAGGCAAGAAATTGGAGAAGAATTCTAGTGTTCCTGCAAAGAGTTCCAGGCCATAGGATTTGAAGTGCATAGACTTTTAGTCcaatatttgaaaattgaggagttcaATGTGTAATATCTCTACTCTTTTAGTTCAGTAGAGATGCTTGATTGGATGTAGGTTGAAGTGGCATGTTGTGATGGCAGGTCTTATGGGTTGTTCTTGGTCAAAGAATTTGTTGATTTGAGATGGGTGCACAGGTGTGATTGAAGTAGAGTCATGGTGAGATGGAAGTGGATTTAGAGGCAAATGGATTTCCTTTGTGGCAAAAGGGTGGTGGCGGCAGTGGTTAGCTGGTGTTGGCAGTGGCTGATGGAGGCATAATAAGATCCTTGTGGTAATACAGAGATGATAATGGCATTGGTGTTGGCGTTATTGGGTGGAGGTTGGCTGGGTTCTAGAGTGGAAGGTCGCAGTGTGGTGAAAGTATTTGCCAGTGGTGACTGAAGGCATAAGGTGCTGGATATTGGCTTGGATGTGGCAACAGTATGGTTGTGGGAGCAATTAGTGGTTTTAGTGCTAGCAATGATCGTGGAAGTAAATTAGAGGTGGTGGGGAATGTAAAATTGGAAGTTGCAGTGCAAGAAATGTTTCATAATGGAGGAGCTTAAAACCAGTTAACTTGGATTTACTTGTTTGTACTTGAGCTTGAGCTTGAGCTTGTAAATTTTCTGTTTTCAAAGATATGAAACTCTCTTGCAATTTATAAATCCACTGCACAAGTTGAAGAATGCTGGATTTTGTACTGAGATTTTGTCTAAATCCATACAAATACAATGCCCAAAATCCATTGCCAAACACAACCTAAGAGATTTCAGGGATTCTTGGGTTTGGTGTAAATATTCTACCCATTTGTTTCTGTAGTAAAATGTGATGTATTATTCCTGTACGACTATGTGGAAAGTTTTGCAGCCATGTCAATTATGTTGTAAGCAATGTTATGTGTGGTTCACAGGGATACAAGAGTTTGGAGCAACTATTGCTCCTTTTTTCAActtgaattaaaaattgaaatcTAAAATGCCATTTgcagacattttttttttcttccccatggtggggggtggggggggggggtgatggTGGTTTGGGAATGATCAAAGAATTCCATAGTAACAGATTGAGGCTCAAGGCTTTAATATTATGTCCAAGCGTGTGTGCGCCCATTGACTACCTAAGTGATGTAGGACGGTCctaagtagccctagtcctacggttgaccctctttgtagcacACACACATTATCACAATCTATGGAAAGAATCGAATTAACCtagcatgaacatcacaaactTATTCTCATGATCACAAGaagttgagattttgaaaacatatatgatttggtttaaaagcccttagttgatcatttcattcaagtaatcaagttcactttaaaagatgttatattagaaatcttagatcacaagtcctagTGTACAAATCAAATGTACCTAAGCATggtactagcaagcatgttcatgttgaaaatctatGAAGAATCAAAGataatgaacaaggtttttcaatcaaggattcaggtagagtttcaaggcttaTAAGGTACCTTTAGGGGCtgttttagatggtcacaaacaaTGAATTGAAACGAGCTTACAAGGTTCGGAATGACAAACACCAAGACACACGAGTACTCGATTGCACcacgaacaagcttgttgatccttaggaatcttaagacaagaatgaagcttgtagaaggttgtggctgtgagctatgaaagaggagtgggcgtgtagtgttgatgatgaTGTTGATGTTGTTGTGGTCTTTCACCACCTAATCTGTGGGGAGACAgaacgtagcctcacactactcactcacgaggagaggaacaagattcacaagtttaagcaaagacttcctttttaattgataatgcaaagataccttttacaatacaagtgatggcaTATTTATCGTCTTACATGAgcatgcacatgacttgcacGTGACTTTTTAagagattaaagaaaatacaaaagtaaaataaaacatttaaaacataggtaatgaggttcctaggaaatagtttgtcataggaaataggtgCCTAGGAACATATttatgatagtggagtctagGAACATAAAATGAAATAGATGCttcttgggaaaaaaaaaaaactcgttaacttgcaagttgtcatcctctttctaagctagcttccaagagaagcttcagttgctgcaaataaagttcacatccaatGGTGGACTTCAGGTGATCGTCCACGAGTCATAATATCCGCGAAAGATGctcgaggtgcatgttgatccccatcatctctccccgATCAAAAAGAATTCTTCATCGGAGAATTATGTCAAAAGTACTCGGTGCATGTAGCTATGGGTTGAAACGAAGGACATCATCTTTAAGAATTCAACTTTTTTCTGATAGTGGTTTGCCTTTCCATTTGACTAGAAACTTTTGGTATGTTCCAGCTCGTGTGTTTGTGGTTTTAACATCCTGAATGTCTTCAATTTGCTCTAGTTTCTTTAGTGGGACTAATGGTGGTGGAAAAGGTAAATTTGGATTTTTTGGTCCAACTCGAGTTATGAATGGAATAGGTTCATCTATAGGGTTAGTAGGGCTAGGTTCTGCAAAAGAATTAGCTTCTAGAAAGGCGTTAGATCTTCAACATTAAATACATTGCTTATACCAAAATCATCAGGAATATCTaacatgtaagcattagaacttaTTTTCTTGAGAACTTTGAATGGTCCCATCTTTTTGGCATGAAGTTTTCTTACCTTTCTTGGAGGAATCCGTTCGGGGTGAATTcgaaccataaccatatcaccttcTGAAAATTCGCGAAACCTGCGATGTATATCAGCAATAGATCTATAATGCTCATTgcttaaattaattttcattcttatcttAGAGTGTAAATCATGTATGCGCTTTGCAAATGTATCAGCAtgctcactcactctagacttagGTGGTAATGGAATGGGATCTATAGGCTTCCTAGGACTATATCTTGTAACAACCTAAAATGGGCTAAGTCCAGTGGTCCTATTCACTGAACTATTGAATGCAAACTCGGCTATAGGAAGGCATAAGTCCCAAGTTGTGATGTTCTCACCTACCAAACATATCAGTAGGTCCTCAAGGCTCCTATTTACCACTTCAGTCTACCCATTAGTCTGTGGGTGATATGCACTAGAAAATTTGAGCTTGGTACCTAGTAATGCCCATAAGGTTTTCCAAGAGTAGCTCACAAACTTCACATCCCTATCAGAAACAATGTTTTTGGGAAGACATTGAAGTCTCACTACTTTTCTGAAAAATATAGTGGCAATCTTGTAGGCATCATGTGTTTTATTGCATGGAATAAAATGGGACATTTTTGAAAATCTGTCCACAACAACAAACATTGAATCATTTCCCCTAGCAGTCGTGGGGAGAATTAACACAAAGTCGATATTGATATCCTGCCATGGGATGTGTGGCATAGGCAAAGGAGTATGCAATCCTGAGTTCTGTTTTCTACCCTTTGCTGTCTGGAAAGTACGGCATTGTGAAAGAATCCTAGCAACATCTCTCTTCAGACTAGGCCAGTAGAACCTATCCTCAATCATGGCTATGGTCTTATCTCTACCGAAGTGACCCGCAACTCCTCCGACATGTAATTCCCAAATCAGCTGGTCATGTAGAGATGTGGATGGGATCATAGTAGTTAAAACGCGCCTGAGGTGCGCctaggcgcaaggcgcagtgaagcgaagaggcttgcgcctcaaaccaggtgaggcgaggcgacctgcaagaggcgacGCTAGGCGAGACGAGGCACACTGTGGCGACAGGCGCAGTGAGTCGCGCCTtgtgaatttttagtcatttaaagtAGAGAAATAGCCACAGCCAGACCCGTAGCCCTCATTCGACTCGAACGAACATAGCCCCTAGCCCCTCTCGGCCCTTCGTGAgtttgttttgcagatttgaatcAGCAAGAGCCTTCACGATCCTTCGAACCAGCACCGTGAGCTCGTctgcgagccttcgaaccagctgGAATCCTTTGCTACTTCGTTTTCGAGCTTcgaaccaggatcgtgagttcgtctttgacattttgaagaagcacgacccttcgcgacttcgtttccaaccagcaggagccctcgcgagttcttcttcttcttcttcttcctgctgccttctgcttctcttcttcttctacttcttcttcttcttcctgctgcctgcGTGCTGCCTGCTGCTGACTGTTGcgtgctgcctgctgcttctctttttcttcttctttatatgtaagcttataaattaaatattttctttaattaatctaagcttataaattataactaatacataatatttattttttttactgaaatttacctactgtttttaaatttgtaatatttagtttaattaatgtaagtttataaattataactaatacataatatttattctttttattgaaatttggctactttttttcctcttcttctttatatgtaattactaattaaatatttagtttaattaatgcaagtttataaattataactaatacataatatttattctttttactgaaatttagccactattttttaatttgtaatatttagtttaattaatgtgagtttataaattataattaatacataatatttatttattttattgaaatttagctactattttttgatttgtactcttttcttttgatgatgaactatgttgaattgtttatgcttttgggctaaattttcaattttgtaattgaattttttggcattttaaattctaatattactagatattcatatgttcatatatcaattaccccaaatagacattttacaccattttaataattgtgcgcctcaccttcatgaggcgCGCGCCTTCGCCTCCCGCCTCGCGCCTCTAACTACTATGGATGGGATACACAATCTAGCTCCTCTAAAAAGTAATCCATCATGAATCACAAAGTCTAGATGAGATCTAGGAACTCCTTGCAGCAAATCAGAAAAGATGTCGCAAAAGTCTTTACACTAAGAGTACTGTTGCTTGATCCTATCGAAGTCAACAATTTTCACCTGAAGAGCTTGTATGGTGGCTACAacttggctcaaagcatcagcaaccttGTTCTCAACACCAGCTCGATGTTTGAGTACAAAGGTGTATTGCTGTATGTATTTCACCCATTTCATATGTCTATGCCCTAACTTCTTCTGAGTATGTAAATACCTTAGGGCCTAGTGGTCTAAGTACAAGACAAACTCCTGAGAAAGGAGGTGGTGTCTCCAGTTTCGCAGTGACTGTACTACAACATAAAATTTCCTATCATAGGTAGAATACTGCTTTTTTGCCTCATTCAACTTCTCACTAAAGAAGGTGGGGTGTCCCTCCTAACTAAGTAATCCTCCAATGCCTACACCTGAGGTGTCACATGCAACCTCAAataatttttggaaatctgggagGTGTAGCAATGGTGCCGTAGTTATCAAATCTTTTATATCCAAAAAGGCTTTTGTTGCAGATTTCGACCATGTAAATTCTCCTTTCTTGAGGCAGTTTCTAATGGGGGTCATGATGGTGCTAAAATTCCTAATGAACCTCTGGTagaatgtggctaacccatgAAAACTCCTCGCATCATGTATGTTCTAGGGAGTAGGTCAATCTTTAATGGCTTTGACCTTATCAAGGTCAACATAAACACCATGCTCAGACACAACAAAACCAATGAAGATGACGTGTGCAGGCATGAAAGTACACTTTTTTaaattggcatacaacttctGTATTTTCCTGGGAGTAGGCCAATCTTTAATGGCTTTGACCTTATCAGGGTCAACACCATGCTCAGACTCAACAAAACCAATGAAGATGACGTGTGTAGTCATGAAAGTACACTTCCTTaaattggcatacaacttctGCTCCTTtaaaacctcaaacactctccTCAAATGGACAACATGCTCCTTTCTAGTTTGGCTAtagatcaatatatcatcaaagtaATCTGCAAGGAATTGTCTAATGAAAAACCTTAATACCCGAGTCATAACTCTCATGAAAGTGCTCGATGCGTTAGTtagcccaaatggcatgactaaccACTCATATAACCCATCCTTCGTCTTGAAGGCAGTTTTCCACTCATCTCTCGGTCTGATCCTAATCCGATGCTATCCACTTTTAAGGTCTATCTTTGAAAAAAATCTTGGATTACCATTTGATCAAGCATATCATCTAGGCTAGGTATGGGAAACCTATACTTGACAATGATCTTGTTGATTGCTCTACTATCGATGCACATCCTCCAAGTGTTTTATTTCTTGGGAGTGAGAAGAGCAGGGCAGGCACAT
It contains:
- the LOC131153089 gene encoding cation/calcium exchanger 5 yields the protein MAFFSFSFSSLRTPAILLTLFATLVFFFISPHQSPKYSSLSSVNPHRFLLNSAASNNSDQSCSYILQIPPQDRCCFALQHCNGDSNGLLNYFSLHFCAFGENPFASIPCLSLLILLQFYILVKTAQDRFSVVVTKLSVHLNLSPSMGAVTLLALGNGAPDVFASVAAVRGGHPRTGFGAILSAGTFVSAFVVGFVAIYAAPFSVDPAPFVRDVFFYLIAASSLFYVYLSAEIFLWQAMGFVGFYLFFVAFVFWMDLGMDRGKEKYEDGLVLIGDGEIQKGLMAPDCEVGEMGRNVEEANLGFGFCRALGMISKAWELPVLLLLKLTIPQTAPSEWSRFYLSANIALCPLALLYACSSFIPLGHPIVFLLPRTHFPLWFVVLFASFSFALLHFIVEKEPPKTEQVPVVLVAFVMSVFWISTVAGELLNCLAALGALLELPPALLGLTVLAWGNSVGDLVADVAVAKAGQPAMAMAGCFAGPMFNMLVGLGTALTIQTTNAFPNAYELRFHVGIVVAFVFLLLSLMGSLLVITWCRFRVPRFWGFCLVSLYIIFMAVSLVIAKFSG